From one Dermatophagoides farinae isolate YC_2012a chromosome 5, ASM2471394v1, whole genome shotgun sequence genomic stretch:
- the LOC124499169 gene encoding uncharacterized protein LOC124499169 isoform X1: MAHWSDYSLRGWLSFLAFMHIGLCLRSFFDPNFLFGKIFHTTIHKEMVFVHYFGCYSIIQAFILIQSAIHLYVIPLQTITIFLLIVFITLIMVESFYYCTLDLYGATLLPFMMSVISLIWLILFHFIWKPWLHVEINEDIVKSCLLHPGHHQGHHHNKRHKSNHHHHHQYSDRMSISSSSITNHRYGKIHSD; this comes from the exons atggcCCATTGGTCCGATTATTCATTACGTGGTTGGCTTAGTTTTCTTGCTTTCATGCATATTGGTCTATGTTTACGatcattttttgatccaaattttttatttggaaaaatttttcatacaaCAATACATAAAG AAATGGTATTCGTACATTATTTTGGCTgctattcaatcattcaggCATTTATATTGATACAATCGGCCATACATCTTTATGTTATACC ATTACAAACGATAACAATATTTTTACTTATCGTTTTCATCACATTGATTATGGTCGAATCATTCTATTATTGTACATTAGATTTATATGGTGCAACATTATTGCCTTTTATGATGAGCG TCATATCATTAATATGGTTaattctatttcattttatttggaaaCCATGGCTTCATGTTGAGATCAATGAAGATATTGTTAAATCTTGTTTATTACATCCTGGACATCATcaaggtcatcatcataataaacgacataaatcaaatcatcatcatcatcatcaatattcagATAGGATgtccatatcatcatcgtcaattaCCAATCATCGAtatggaaaaattcattcagattga
- the LOC124499169 gene encoding uncharacterized protein LOC124499169 isoform X2 → MAHWSDYSLRGWLSFLAFMHIGLCLRSFFDPNFLFGKIFHTTIHKEMVFVHYFGCYSIIQAFILIQSAIHLYVIPLQTITIFLLIVFITLIMVESFYYCTLDLYGATLLPFMMSDIVKSCLLHPGHHQGHHHNKRHKSNHHHHHQYSDRMSISSSSITNHRYGKIHSD, encoded by the exons atggcCCATTGGTCCGATTATTCATTACGTGGTTGGCTTAGTTTTCTTGCTTTCATGCATATTGGTCTATGTTTACGatcattttttgatccaaattttttatttggaaaaatttttcatacaaCAATACATAAAG AAATGGTATTCGTACATTATTTTGGCTgctattcaatcattcaggCATTTATATTGATACAATCGGCCATACATCTTTATGTTATACC ATTACAAACGATAACAATATTTTTACTTATCGTTTTCATCACATTGATTATGGTCGAATCATTCTATTATTGTACATTAGATTTATATGGTGCAACATTATTGCCTTTTATGATGAGCG ATATTGTTAAATCTTGTTTATTACATCCTGGACATCATcaaggtcatcatcataataaacgacataaatcaaatcatcatcatcatcatcaatattcagATAGGATgtccatatcatcatcgtcaattaCCAATCATCGAtatggaaaaattcattcagattga